The genomic region GAATGGAGCTCGCCTACGCCTTCAAGCGCGCCTCGCAGATCGACGACCGCTTCGATCGCACGAGCCTGTCGTTCTCGCCCGATCTGAAGCGCCAACCTACGTATTTCTCGGGCGAGCTGCGCAAGAGCGTCGCCTTCCGCGAGGCCATCAGCGCCCTCCACGACATTGTGGTCTCCGATCTCCGCTTCAAGCCGAAGGACAAGACCGCTTACAAAGAGTGGGCCGCCACCCAAGAGCTGGTCGACCTCGCCGAGGTGGCCAAAGACCGCGCGGGCGTCGCCGCGCAGATCGAGTCGCTCACTCGGAAGATCGGCGAGCTCCAGCGTCGCCGGGCGCACCGCATGGCGCCGTTCTATCGGGCGCAAAAGGCCTATTTCGATTATCTGTACAAGAACGATCGCGACGCGTGGATCGTGCTCGACCCGGTCATCACCGTCCACCCCGACGAGGTCTTCTTCGAGTGCTTCAGCCAAGACGAGTCGACCTACGGGCGCCTCGGGGCGAGCCTCGACGTGTTCAAGAACGTAGGCACGTTCGCCTGCGGCACCACGAACATCGACTACTCGACGCCGCTCTACGAAGAGTTCCAGAAGATCCGCAGCTACAAGACCACCCGCTTCGAGGTGGACCCCAGCGGCTTCGAGGTGAAGACCACCGGCGAGGAGACCTACGAAGAGAAGAAGATCGACCTGCCCGACTCCTGGGTGCGCGGCTTTCTCCAGGTGAGCTCGGCGATGGCCCTGCCGGCGCGCAGCTTCGAGCTCCACCCGATGGACCTGCACAATCTCTGCTTCGTGCTCCGCCGTAAGCGCGAGAAGCGCGGGCCGCGGGCGCTGCGCTGGGTGCTCACGCCCGGCGAGCCCATTCGCGCGGTGTTCGAGCCGTGGGATCTCACCGTGGTGTGCGCGAGGTCGCCGTACCTCGGCAAGGAGCGGGAGGAGATCCGCGTGTGGGGCCGGCGCCGCCTGCTCACGCTCGAGCGGCTCATCGCCATCACCGACAAGCTCACCGTGCACCTGCTCGGGCAGGGGCTGCCGTCGTTCTATGTCGCCGACCTCGGCGACATGTCGTTCACGCTCGGGCTCTCGGGCTGGACCCGCAACGACTGGGCCACGGCCGGCAATTTCGACCTCCTCGCCCCGCGCGCCGACACCGACGACTTCACGAAGCGCCGCGTGTTCGAGGGCCTGAAGACCACCTGGTTCTCCGACACCGACGCGCTCGCGAAGAAGCTCGACCTGCCGCGCTCCGCCGTGCTCGGCGCGCTCTCGTCGTGGACCCAGGCGGGCCGCGCGATGTACGACCTCAACAAGGGCGTCTACCGCGTGCGCGAGCTCGCGCGCGAGCCGCTCCCGATGGACAAGCTGCGCTTCTCGAACGAGCGGGAGGAGAAGGCCACGCGGTTTCTGGACGCCCGCGCCGTCACCGTGGCGTCGCGCGCGCTGCCCGACGCGGCCCTCGGGCTGTTCGGCACCGTCAAGGACGGCAAGCACACCTACCAGTCCGACCTCACGATCGACGCGGACGGTCGCCTCGCCAAGGCCACCTGCACCTGCAACTTTTTCCAACAGAACAAGCTTCTCAAAGGCCCGTGCGAGCATATGCTCGCGACACGTCTGTTCGAGGGAGCGCCCCTCCTCGCGAGGGTCTTCGCCTCCTCGCTCTCGCCACCTTCGTCACGACAGAGTTCATCCATCGCCCGGGGGCCGTACCGATGACACGGCACCTCTCGCATGGAGAAAGGAGTTTCACGCGCGGCGGTCTTCGGGGTGACATCTTGCAACACGGGCGGCGTTTCGCCGTCCATGCGACCTGGCCCTCCATGCGTCACTGGCCCGCTCTCGACTGTGCGGACGACGCCTAGCTGGTGCTGTTCCGGGGTCAATCCCGAGAATTCAACGAGCACCAGCTAGGCGCGTCCGCTTGAGTTGAGCGAGCCAGTCCCGAGACATCTTCGAAGGTCCCCGAAGCCGCCGCGCGTGAAGCCGTGAATTTTTCCGTCTCTCGACTCGCCATGGACCGACGCCAACAGCTCTACGACCGCATCCGCAGCACGTCGAAGGACGAGGTCGTCCTCGAGGAGATGATCCGCCTCGGCTTCTGGCCGGCGCGCGGCACGCTCCCTTCGGATCCGGGCGACGAGATCCGCGACCTCGCGGAGGCGCAGCGCGAGCTCGCCGCCCTCCGCACCGAGCAGTCGCGCCTCCACAACCTCGAGGCCCTCAAGAAGGAGCTCTTCAAGCGTCGCCTGGCGGAGTCCAAGGCGCGGCAGGCCGAGACCAAGGCGCGGCGCGAGCGCGAGCGCGTAGCCCGCGCCGAGGCGTGGAAGAACGAAAAGACCCGCGCGATCGTCTTTCTCGGCCGAGGTGTCTCGGGCGGTCTCGCGGACACCACATGCGACGAGGCGCGGCTCCAGAAGCAGGGGCTCCCGGTGCTGCGCACGGCCGAAGACCTCGCCCGCGCCGCCGGCGTCACGGTGCCCGAGCTCCGCTTCCTCGCCTATGCGCGCACCACGACCGCCGCGCGCGTGTCGCACTACCGGCGCTTCCAGATTCCCAAGAAGACCGGGGGTGTGCGCATCATCTCGGCGCCCATGCGGCGCCTCAAGGCGCTCCAGCGGTGGCTCCTCGACGCCGTGCTCGCGCGCGTGGAAGTGCACGACGCGGCCCACGGCTTCCGCGCCGAGCGCTCCATCGTGACGAACGCAGGGCCCCACGTGGGCGCCCGCGTGGTGGTGAACCTCGACCTCAAAGACTTCTTCCCCACGGTCACGCTGCCGCGCATTCGTGGGGTGTTCCGCTCGCTCGGGTACGGCGAGCACCTGGCCACGATCTTCGCCCTCCTCGCCAGCGAGCCCGACACGGTGCGCGTGGCCCTCGACGGCGCCGAGTACGACGTCGCCCAGGGCCCGCGGCGCCTCCCCCAGGGCGCCCCCACGAGCCCGGCGATCACCAACGTGCTCTGCCGGAGGCTCGACAGGCGGCTCTTCCACGCGGCCAAGAAGCTCGGGTTTGCCTATTCGCGGTATGCCGACGATCTCACCTTCTCGTCGACCTCGAAGGAAGAGAACGCCGGTCAGCTCCTGAAGCAGGTGCGCTTCATCGTCGCCGCCGAGGGGTTCGTCCCGCACCCCGACAAAACGCGTGTACTCCGCAAGGGTCGCCAACAGGAGGTGACGGGCGTCGTCGTGAACGACAAGCTCGGCGTCGACCGGGTCACGCTCCGCCGCTTCCGCGCGCTCCTCCACGCCCTCGACAAGGACGGGGCGAACGGCAAGCGCTGGGGCAGCTCGCCCGACGTGTTCGCGTCCGCCTGCGGCTTCGCGTCGTATGTCGCCATGGTCGATCCCGTGAAGGGGCGCGCGCTCCTCGCGCGGGCGCGGGAGATCGCGGCGAGGCACGGGTGGAAGGGCCCGCCGCGCGGCCCGGATCGTTCGGGGGGGCCAAGTGGCCCAGGCGGTGCGCCGAAGCCGCCGGCGCCCGCGACGCCAAGCGAGCGCGCTCCCGCCCCTGTCGCGGGGTTGCCCGGCGAGCCTCTCGCCGCGCCGCCCACGCCCGAGCCGCCCGCGCCGGAGCCTCCGGCGCCCGCATCGCCGCCCACGCCGGAGACCCCCGCGAAGAAGAAATGGTGGAAGCTGTTCTGAGCGCCGCGGGGCCGGGCACGGCCGGAGGGTGGGGCGTGCCGAAGAGCCCGGTCAAGGCGCGCTCCTTCTGGGCGAAGGCGTGCAAGACCGGCGGGCAGAAGGCCTGCGGAAAGCAACAGTAGCCGGCGGACGGTTCCGCACCCGCCGCCGTCCGCACCCGCTGCCGTCCGCACCCCCGCAGCGCGTTCGGTCGTAGGCGAAATTCCTGCGTGAACCAGGCCCACACACGCCGTCCCGCGCGGCTGAGCTGCGCTCCGAACCCGACGAGCGTCCCGAAAGCCTCACCTGGGGCCTCGGCTCGCGGTCTCGCCATGAACGTTGACACCGGCGATCGTGTCGATAGGATGCGCGCCCTCGGGAACTGTCTGTACGAATTTCCCGAAACTTTGCCCTCTCTGGCGCGCCCTCACGCGGCGCGCCGGCACCCCACCCGGTGCGCTCGGTCCTCCACGGAACCTTTTTTCGTCCGAGGGGAACAAATCCGAAGCCCGTCCGGTTGGGGCGTCCGTCCAGGCGGCTCCGCCCGCCCCCTTCTCATTCTTTTCCCGGAGGTCGGATGTCCACCGACGTGATGATCTACGCGAGCGACCTGTCGAAGAATTTCGGGTCCTTCCGTGCGGTCGACAAGATCAACTTCGAGGTGAACCGTGGCGAGGTCGTGGGGTTCTTGGGCCCGAACGGCGCCGGCAAGTCCACCACGATGCGCATCCTCACGTGCTTCATCGCGCCCTCGTCGGGCACCGCGAGGATCAACGGCCACGACGTCTTCGAGCACACGCTCGCGGTGCGCGAGAGCCTCGGCTACCTGCCGCAGCGCGCGCCGCTCTACCTGGAGATGAGCGTCTACGAGTACCTGAAGTTCGCCGCCGACCTCCGCAACCTCGACGAGAGCACGTTCAAAAAGCGCGCCCGCTCCGTGGTCGAGGTCGCCGGCCTCGCGCAGGTGCTCGGCAAGGAGATCCGCCAGCTCTCGCACGGTTACCGCCAGCGCGTGGGCCTCGCCCAGGCGCTCATCCACGACCCGCCGATCCTCATCCTCGACGAGCCCACGAGCGATCTCGACCCGAACGAGAAGGCCGAGTTCCTCGACTACCTCAAGCAGATCGGCAAAGACCGCACGGTCCTCCTCTCCACCCACAACCTGAAGGAGGTCGAGACCGCCTGCGCCCGCGCCATCATCGTCTCGCGCGGTCGCGTCGTCGCCGACGGCTCGCTCGACGACATCAAGGGCAAGAGCGGCCGCGTCCGCTACGTGGTCGAGGTGCAAGAGTCGGGGGGCGACTCCCCCTACCGCGGCTCCGGCGCGCCTCCGCGAGCGAAAGAGGTCTCCGACCTCCTCGCCTCCCTCAAGGGCGCCGCCAGGGTGAACGAGCTGCCGACCGACGAGCGCGCCCACGCGTTCGAGCTGACGAGCGATCGTGGCACCGATCTCCGCGCGGCCATCTTCCGCGCCATCGCCGACAAGGGGTGGGTGCTCCTCGAGCTCCACCGCGACACCCAGACTCTCGAAGACGTCTTCCGCCACCTCACCATCGGAGAGGAGCGAAGGAATCGCCACGTCGGAAAGGGCGAGCCCCCGCCCGTCAAGGACGAGGACGAAGACGACGACGACGACGACGACGACGAGGACGAGGCCTGAGCCATGAGCGACAAAGCCAAAAAAGAAGAAGACGAGAAGAAGACGAAGCTCGCGGAAGAGGGCGACGACGAGGAAGAGGACACCACCTCGGAAGACGGCGGTGACGACGACGAGACGACGACGAGAGCGACGAAGAGGCCGCCAAGCCCGCCGCCAAGGCGCCGCCCATGGCTGCGCGCGAGGCCCCCAAGGTCTCCGCGTCGTTCGCGCGCAACCTCTGGACGATCACGAAGCGTGAGTTCGCGGGGTATTTCAACTCTGCGCTCGCCTACATCGTCATCAGCGCGAGCATGGTCCTCTTCGGGCTCTACTTCTTCTTCTATCAAGGCGGCATCTGGCAGGTCGACCGCGCGTCGATGGGCCGCATGTTCGACTTCGTGCCGGCGTGGATCTGCTTTCTCACCATTCCGCTCTTCACGATGCGCGCGATGAGCGAGGAGAAGCGCCTCGGCACCATCGAGCTGCTCATCACGCTGCCCGTTCGCGACAGCGAGGTGGTGCTCGGCAAGTACCTGGGCGCCCTCGGCGTCCTGCTCGTGCAGATCGCCTTGCTCGCGATTTACCCCATCGCGATGTTCAAGTTCCCCTGGAACATGGGCGCGTTCGACTGGGGTCCCTTCTGGTCGTCGATGTTCGGCCTCTTCCTCATGGGCGCCGCCGGCATCGCCATCGGAATGCTCTACTCCGGCATGACCGAGAGCCAGATCGTCAGCTACTTCGCGACGGCCTCCACCCTCCTCATCCTGTTCTTCATCGGCTCGCTCGTGCAGTTCGTGAAGGGCTGGCCGGGCGAGGTCATCTCGTTCTTCAGCTTCCAGACCCGGTACGAGCCCTTCTCCCGAGGGCTCATCGACACCCGCGCGGTGGTCTACTTCGTGTCGGTCACGGTGCTGTGTTTGCTCGAATCCTTCCGGCAGCTCGAGGGCCGGCGGTGGCGCTGAGCGCTGAATAAGTAAGGTCCGAAACAGCCATGGAACGCAAAGCCAAAGCAGCGACGGAAGCCGGCGCGCTCATCCTCGTCATCGCGGCCATCTTGGTCGCAGTGAACGTCTTGTCCGCCGTCGGCGGCTACAAGCGAATCGACGTCACCAAGAACGAGCGCTTCACCCTCTCCAAAGGCAGCGGAAACCTCCTCCGCAGCATGAAGCAGGAGATGAAGTGCGACGTGTACGTGACGAAGGGCTTGCCCAAGCTCGACGCCTTCGTGCGCGATCTCCGCGATCTCCTCGGTGAGTACAAGGCCGCCAGCGGCGGGAAGTTCGACTTCAACCTCATCGAGGCGAAAGACGAAGAGCAGAAGAAGGCCGCCAAGGACGCGGGCCTCGTGGAGCAGCCCTTCGGCGAGGCGACCGACGACCAGGAGAAGGCCTCGGTCACCCAGGGCTTCATGGGCGTCGTCTTCAAGTACGGCTCCGAGAAGGACGCCATCAAGTTCCTGCCGCCCGATCGCTCCGAGGGTCTCGAGTTCTGGATCACGAACAAGATCCGTGAGGTTCGCGACAAGGGCGACAACATCAAGCACAAGATCGGCATCGTCGCGGGCAAGGACGAGTTCAAGCTCACCGACACGAACCTCGTGCCGGCGAACATGGGCAAGCCCAACCTCCAGCAGATCGTGCTGCAGAACTTCCCGTTCTACCAGTTCATCGACGTCGATCTGAAGGACGGCGCCTCGGAGATCGACGACTCGCTCGACGGGCTGATCATCACGCAGCCGAACAAGGACTACAACGAGAAGGAGCTCAAGCGGGTCAACCAGTTCGTGATGAAGGGCAAGACCCTCGTCGTCGTCGCGAGCGCGGTCAACGTGAAGCCGAGCGACGCGCAGATGCAGGCGACCCTCTCGACCCACGGGCTCGAGAAGCTGCTCGACGGCTACGGCATCGAGTTCCGCAAGGACGCCGTGCTCGACTTCGGCCGGCCGTTCCGCGTCGGCATCATGACCCAGGGCGGGCTCGCGAGCATGCGCTTCCCGCAGTTCCTCGACGTGCAGGACAACCCGGCCTTCACCGGCGACGAGCAGCTGCTCGACACGAGCTTCGCGGGCTTCTTCCGCATCCCCGCGCTCGCGTTCCCGTTCTCGTCGTCGCTGGTTCTCCACAAGGACAAGCAGCCCGACGTGGCGCCCGAGAAGTTCCGCGTCGTCGCGCGCTCCACCCCGCGCACGCTCCGCGAGACCACTGACAGCGTCGACCTCAAGCCGTTCCGCGCGTGGAAGCCGAAGGGCGAGTTCGCGCAACAGAACCTCGCCGCCACGGTCGAGGGCACGCTGAAGACGGCGTTCCCCTCGGGTGACGGCGTCACCGTCCCGGAGAAGAGCGAGAAGCCGGCGCGCGTGCTCGTCATCGCCTCCTCGCACTTCCTCACGAACCCGTTCGCCCGCTCCGGCAACGGCCCGGACATGGGCCAAATGGGCATGATGATGCCCGGCGGCGGCGGCGACGAGCAGCTCCTCCAGGTCGCGGGTCCGTACGCGCAGCAGGCGCTCACGAACACCATCCTGGCGTTCAAGAACACCCTCGACTGGATGACGGGCGACACCGATCTCCTCGCGGTGTCCGCGAAGATCCTCTCCGAGCCCAACCTCGTCTACGGCGACGTCTCGAAGCCGAAGTTCGAGGATGAGTCCGACGAGCAAATCAAGAAGCGCGAAGACGACATGAAGTCGGCGCGCAAGAAGCAGCAGCACTGGATCGAGGGCACCTTGGTGCTCATCGTCCCCATCCTCTTCGCCTTCATCGGCGTGTTCCGGCGTATGCGGCGCGACGCCGCGCGCGCGGGCGCCTCGCTCGCCTGAGCGTCGCCGAGAGAGGCCTGCCTCCCGCCTGTCAGCGCGCGGCCGGCCTCTCCTCCTCCGAAGGCGTCGCTCCTCCGACGTTGGTCTTCAGCGGCCCGCCCGTAGGCTGGCCCTGCTGGTAAAGGGTATTGAACGATGGATACGCAGAAGAAGCTCATCCTTGGTGTCGTCGTGCTGGCGGTGCTCGGTGGTCTCGCCTACCAGCAGGTCAAGAAGGACCAGCAGGTCGGGAAGACCACCACCACCTCCACCGAGGCGCTCCCCGAGCTGAAGGCGCCCGACGACGCCGACAAGCTCCAGATCACCAACGGCAACAAGGGCAAGGTCGTCCTCGAGAAGAAGGGCGACAAGTGGGTCATCTCCGAGCCCGTGAAGGCCGAGGCGAACCAACAGTCCGTGAAGGCGCTCCTCGACAACATGAAGGAGCTGAAGGTCAAAGAGCAGGTCAACACGGCCGTGACCGACGAGCAGAAGAAGGACTACGAGCTCGACGCCGAGAAGGTCGTCCACGTCATCGCGTGGAAGGGCGCCGACAAGAAGTTCGACGCGAGCTTCGGAAAGTCGGGCGGGCGGGGTCAGCTCATCATGATCGACGGCAAGGCCGGGGTCTTCGCGGGCACGGGGTACACGAGCTACGTGTACGCCCGCGAGGTGAAGAGCTGGCGTGACGCCGAGATCTTCAAGTTCGACGACGCGAACGTCACTCAGGTGTCGATCGTGGGCAAGAGCGGGGAGTACTCGTTCACCAAGGGCGACAAGTGGGCGGGCACCTTCAAGGCCAAACCGGCCGACGCCGCGAAGCCCATCCCGAAATTCGACGACGGCAAGCTGACCGAGCTTCTTCGCACGTTCAAGAACCTCTCGGCGGAGGACTTCGGCGACGGAAAGGGCGCGGCCGACACCGGGCTCGACGCGCCCGACAAGGAAGGCGGAACCATCACACTCTCTCTCAAGGACAACGCCGGGAAGTACACCCTCGTCGTCGGCAAGGAAGAGAAGGAGAAGAAGCACTACGCCAAGAAGGGCACCTCCGACGTGATCTACGTCGTGGGTCACTCCGTGGCGGAGTGGGCGACGCCAGAGCTCGCGAAGTTCCAGAAGCAGGGCGACGCGGGCGCGCCGGCCGCGCCCGGAATGGGCATGCCGCCCGGAATGGGCATGCCGCCCGGAATGGGCATGCCGCCCGGAATGGGCATGCCGCCCGGGATGGATCCTCACGGCCACTGAGTCGGCGGGTGGAGGCCTCCGTCCTTCGCCGAGCCGGGCTCGCGGTGCCGGGCGACTCCGGACAATCCCGACAGTCGCGTGCTTGGGCGCTGGAGGGTGGTCACACTTGTGGGGCTCCCCGCGACGACCGGCATGAACCTCCGCGCCACGCTTCTTCCCTGCGGGTTCGCGCTCCCTGCGCTCCTAGCGGCGTGTGAGGGGCCGCCCGGTGGGGCGGCTCCCGCGCGGGGGACCGAGGTGCACAGCGCCGAGACGGCCGGGCTCCTGGCCGACGCACCCCTCCGGGAGAAGCTCCCGACACCCGCCGCGGTGGAGGCAGTGCCGGTCTCCGGCGACGCGCCGGCCTACGTGGTCCGCGGGCGCTCGGGGCGGCCGCCCGCGATCGTGTTTCTGCCCGGGGTCTGCTCCAACGCGAGCGCGTACCTGCACACGTTCCCCGAGGCCGCGGCGGCGCACGGCGGCGTCGTCGCGATCGACGGCGACGAGCCGTGCCCCGGCGTGCCGGGGTTCCACACGTTCTCTTGGGACACCCAGAAGCAGCACCGGCGCCTCGAGGCTGCGCTCGCGGCGGCCGGGGCTCGCACACCTCGCGAAGGTGGTGTCACCCTGGTGGGCTATTCACAAGGCGCCACGATCGGCGAGAAGCTCGTGTACGCCTACCCCGAGCGGTACAGCCGGGTCATGCTCATCGCGGCGCCGGTCGATCCGTCGGTCGCGGCGCTCCGGAGCGCGCGCGCCGCGGTGACGTGCGCCTGCTCGCTCGACGTCACCCAGCGCATGCGCTCGGCCGCGCTGCGCCTCTCGGCGGGGGGCGTCCCCTCGACCTACCTCGAGATGCCGGGCTGCACGCACGGCAACGTCGCGAAGGGCGAGGAGACCTTCGGCGCCGCGTTCGCGTGGCTCGACGAGCACGCTCGCCAATAAGTCAATGTGATTGACGTCTTCGCGTGACCCCTGCAACGATTCAGGGGAGGCGATGGTCAGTTTCGCCCGGCCTGCGACTTCTTCAGGGTCTCTTCGCGGGTCGGCTGCTTCAGCTCGGCCGCCGTGGGCGCGCCGCCGAGCTCCTTCCAGAGCTTGCACTCGTCGCCGTAGTGCATGCGCTGGCAACCCATCTTCGCCGACTCCAGGTAGCGCTTCAGCGTCTCTTCCTTGGGGTTCCCGCCCGCGGCCTTCAACCTCAAACAGGCGCGCGCATCGTTGCGCTGCTCGCACCGGAGCTCGTAGAACTTCACGAGCTCGTCCTTGCTCTTCGTCTTCAGGATCGCCTCTTGGCCGGCGCATGCCTTTGGCTCGCTCCAGGACGAGCAGCCCGCCTCGAAGGCATGGAGCGCCTTCTCGGGCGAGGCCGTGAGGCCGTTGCCGCCGCGGCGATAGAGCTCGCCTGCGCGCGCGCACGCGCCCTTGGCGCAGCCGAGCTCGTAGGCCTCCGCGGCCTTCGCGAAGTCTCTCTGGAGTCCGAGCCCGCCCTTCTCGTAGGCCTCGCCGAGCGCGAGGCACGGCTCCCACCCGCGCACGTCCTTGTTGCAGCCGCGCTCGAGCATCGAGCGCGCCCGGCCAGAGTCCTGCGCCGTGACCGCGAGCCCGTGGCCCGCCATGCACGCGAACATGTTGCGCAGGCTGCACGCGCGGTCGAAGGCCGAGAGCGCCTTCGTGGGATCCGCCGGCAGCCCCTTCCCGTTCGCGTAGATCGCCCCGATCTTGTAGCAGCCGTCGCCGTCGCTGTAGCCCCCGGCGCTGCACTGCCTTTCGTACGCGGCGATGGCGAGCGACGAGTCCTCCTTGGCGCCCTTGCCGTCGCGGTGCATGTCGCCGAGGCGCCCGCAGGACCGGCCATTGCCGAGATCGCACGCACGCTTCACGTACCCCACGAGCTTGTCGACGCTCTTCGCGAAGCCGACGCGCTCGGGCTGGTTCGGATCGTAGAAATCCGCGAGGTCGAGGCAGCCGTAGGCGTCGCCCAGGTTGCACGCCGCCTCGAACGCCTTGCCGGCTCGTCCCGTGGCCGCCGCCTTCTCAGCCTCAGCCACGCCCGGCCGGTAGAGCGCGCCGAGGTCGGAGTGCGCCCCTGTCATGCAGGCGGGGGCGTAGCCGAGCGAGCAACCCTTCGTCAGGGCCGCCGCGTCCACCTGCGCCGGCGGCACGGGGCGTCGACCGATCTTGGTCGTGGGGTCGGCGGGCGGCGAGCCGGCGTAGAGACCGAGCACGAAGCAGCTCTCCCCGTTGCCCGCCGAGCAGCCCGCAGAGCACTCCTCTTTGGTGCCCGTCGCCTGGCTGCACGCCTTCGCGGTGGACTTGCCGCCCACACACTTGAGGCCGTCCCACGCGAACCCCTCCGGGCACGCAGGGGCGTGCGCCTCGGCGGTCTCGGCCTTCGGATGGTCTTTCGGGTCCTTCTTCTCGGCCACGATCGGCACGAGCTCGAGCCGGGTGATGGCTGCGCACTGCTCGGGGGGAGCGTTCGCGTCCGGCGTCGACTTACGGCACGCGTCGAGCTCGCCGTCGCGCGCCTCGGTCTTCTTGCCGGCGGCGCTCGAGCCCGCGGTGCCTGCCCCGAAGATCTGCGCGACCGCGCGCACCTCGCCCTCGGTGCCGGTGGCGAGCGCGAACGCGCCCACGTACACGCCCCGCACGACGTGGGTGGCCTCGGCGCACCCC from Myxococcales bacterium harbors:
- a CDS encoding sel1 repeat family protein, translating into MRSFLVFGCGALVSLSAVASCGAPAGQLGESVRPKAATGHEALGEANIAACAKAIAGEPLVVDLKSSERSDLEVAMRDGVVVVGFDCKSLKIVKSCAAPGGYRFAGVTRKEDVVRMTSADELAANLPLSGASISAGMKRGSTLDLALVTVGKKRATASEITKSDLTGSGCAEATHVVRGVYVGAFALATGTEGEVRAVAQIFGAGTAGSSAAGKKTEARDGELDACRKSTPDANAPPEQCAAITRLELVPIVAEKKDPKDHPKAETAEAHAPACPEGFAWDGLKCVGGKSTAKACSQATGTKEECSAGCSAGNGESCFVLGLYAGSPPADPTTKIGRRPVPPAQVDAAALTKGCSLGYAPACMTGAHSDLGALYRPGVAEAEKAAATGRAGKAFEAACNLGDAYGCLDLADFYDPNQPERVGFAKSVDKLVGYVKRACDLGNGRSCGRLGDMHRDGKGAKEDSSLAIAAYERQCSAGGYSDGDGCYKIGAIYANGKGLPADPTKALSAFDRACSLRNMFACMAGHGLAVTAQDSGRARSMLERGCNKDVRGWEPCLALGEAYEKGGLGLQRDFAKAAEAYELGCAKGACARAGELYRRGGNGLTASPEKALHAFEAGCSSWSEPKACAGQEAILKTKSKDELVKFYELRCEQRNDARACLRLKAAGGNPKEETLKRYLESAKMGCQRMHYGDECKLWKELGGAPTAAELKQPTREETLKKSQAGRN